In one Drosophila pseudoobscura strain MV-25-SWS-2005 chromosome X, UCI_Dpse_MV25, whole genome shotgun sequence genomic region, the following are encoded:
- the Ilk gene encoding integrin-linked protein kinase homolog pat-4 has product MEDIFHWCREGNSIQVRLWLDETEHDMNLGDDHGFSPLHWVAKEGHAKLVETLLQRGARVNATNMGDDIPLHLAAAHGHRDVVQMLLREKSDVNAVNEHGNTPLHYACFWGYDMICEDLLSAGALVSIANKDGHTPVDKAKPSLGKRMQDLAEKNGQEMKVISFKEQSWQGMKTRSRDATLSRFKGISMGDLDLHTKLSVTASGETWRGRWQKNDVVAKILGVRQCTPRISRDFNEEFPKLRIFSHPNILPIIGACNSPPNLVVISQYMPRSSLFNLLHGATGVVVDTSQAVSFALDIARGMAFLHSLERIIPTYHLNSHHVMIDEDLTARINMGDAKFSFQEKGRIYQPAWMSPEALQRKPADRNWEASDMWSFAILIWELTTREVPFAEWSPMECGMKIALEGLRVKIPPGTSSHMSKLISICMNEDPGKRPKFDMVVPILEKMKR; this is encoded by the exons ATGGAGGATATATTCCACTGGTGCCGCGAGGGCAACTCAATTCAAGTGCGCCTCTGGCTGGACGAGACGGAACATGACATGAATCTGGg AGACGACCATGGCTTCAGTCCTCTGCACTGGGTGGCCAAGGAGGGACACGCCAAGCTGGTGGAGACCCTGTTGCAGCGCGGCGCCCGTGTTAATGCCACCAATATGGGGGATGACATCCCACTCCATTTGGCTGCCGCTCACGGTCATCGTGATGTTGTCCAGATG TTGTTGCGTGAAAAGTCGGATGTGAATGCTGTAAATGAGCACGGCAACACGCCTCTGCACTATGCCTGCTTCTGGGGCTATGACATGATCTGCGAGGATCTGCTCAGTGCTGGGGCGCTGGTCTCTATTGCCAATAAGGACGGGCACACCCCCGTTGACAAGGCTAAGCCGAGTCTGGGCAAGCGTATGCAGGACTTGGCCGAGAAGAATGGCCAGGAAATGAAGGTCATAAGCTTCAAGGAGCAAAGCTGGCAGGGCATGAAAACTAGGTCGCGAGATGCGACGCTCTCGCGCTTCAAGGGCATCAGCATGGGCGACTTGGATCTGCACACCAAGCTCTCGGTGACTGCCTCGGGCGAGACCTGGAGGGGACGCTGGCAAAAGAACGATGTGGTAGCCAAGATTCTGGGCGTGCGTCAGTGCACGCCGCGCATATCGCGCGACTTTAACGAGGAGTTTCCCAAGCTGCGCATCTTCTCGCATCCAAACATTTTACCCATTATCGGAGCCTGCAATTCGCCTCCCAATCTGGTGGTGATTAGCCAG tatatGCCACGGTCATCGCTCTTCAATTTGCTGCATGGAGCCACCGGCGTGGTGGTGGACACCAGCCAGGCGGTCAGCTTTGCTCTGGATATTGCCCGCGGCATGGCCTTTCTCCATTCGCTGGAGAGGATCATACCCACATATCATCTGAACAGCCATCATGTAATGATCGATGAGGATCTGACGGCACGGATCAACATGGGCGATGCCAAGTTCTCGTTCCAGGAGAAGGGACGCATCTACCAGCCAGCATGGATGTCGCCAGAGGCGCTGCAGCGCAAGCCAGCGGACCGTAATTGGGAGGCCTCCGATATGTGGAGCTTTGCCATACTCATCTGGGAGCTGACCACGCGTGAGGTGCCCTTCGCCGAGTGGTCGCCCATGGAGTGCGGCATGAAGATAGCCCTGGAGGGACTGCGAGTTAAAATTCCACCAGGCACCTCTTCCCACATGTCGAAACTAATCTCGATCTGCATGAACGAGGATCCGGGCAAGCGGCCCAAGTTCGACATGGTTGTGCCTATTCTGGAGAAGATGAAGCGTTGA